GCTACTATATATAGGAGGAATGGGGCGTACACTACAAATGTAAGGAGAACAAAAATTATGAGCAAAAAAATTCACACAGAGGCTGTTGACTCACTGTTTGATGCAATTTTAAGTTTAAAAAACAGAGAAGAATGTTATCTGTTTTTTGAAGATGTTTGTACTGTGAACGAAATTTTATCTTTATCTCAGCGTTTTGAAGTAGCGAAAATGTTGAAAGAAAAGAGAACTTATCTGGAAATTTCAGAAAAGACAGGGGCATCTACTGCAACAATCAGCCGTGTTAATAGAAGTCTGAATTATGGAAATGACGGATATGACATGGTATTTGAAAGAGTAGAAGAAAAATAAAAAAAGAGCTGTGGCATAGGTGGCTGGTAAACAGGATAACTTATGTCACAGCTTTTTTGTTTCATAGGAAATTGCGTCCTATGAAACAAAAAATGCTCCGCAAGGATGCGCAGCTCGCGGAAATGAAATTATCACTTTGTGAACCGCTCGCGCGCGGAGATTGGCTATTGCACAATCTTTTTATATATAGAAAATCAGTCTTGATTTTTAGAGGAGTCCTGCGTTGCCATCTGGTCAATGAGATTTTCTATGACCTGTTTTTTTACATAAACATCAAAGCTTAACATACAAATAAAGGCAAATTTTTGAAGAAAATCTTGTTCTTTTTCATCGGCATTAGAGAAAGAAGAACGGGCTTTGTTGAATTTTTTTGTAACATCCTTTATCAATGGCTCAATCTGTTCTAATTCCAAATCCATAATTTCCTGATATACTTCTTGCAATTTCAAACTGCCGTTTCCCGGAAAAAATTCCTCTGCAATAGGTCCTAAAAGAACTTGTATGTCATTGATGGACATAATATTTTTAAAATAATAAATAAATGTCAGCATTAAAATATGCTCACGAGAATATTTTTTCTTTACAGGAGGGGGCAGTAAATGATTTTTGGCGTAATTATTAATCATGGTTTTGGTTAATACTTTATCTTCAGGATGACGCTTGGAAGAAGATAAGTGGTTTTCCATGAATGTTGTAACCTGATCCATATATAAATCAATGCCAGGGATTTCATCTGGTTTGATGTAGTCAATCCGTGAAATGCTGGCTAATATGCTGTTTAAAATATCTTTTGTGTCTATCGTCATGTTATCACCTCTACTCCTTATTATATGGTTTTGAAAACCATTTGTAAAGGGTGGATTTCAGATTTGACAAAGAAATCAAGTTGACATGTTTTTAATACTTGCTTTGTTAAAAAAGGATATGTTATATTAGAAGAACAAATGTTTTGATAGTATCAGGAGTTTAGATGGAGGATAAATAACAATGAGTATCTATGATACATTAAATACAGAACAAAGAGAGGCTGTTTTTCATACAGAGGGACCTGTACTTATTTTGGCAGGAGCCGGTTCAGGAAAGACAAGGGTTCTTACCCACAGAATTGCCTATTTAATAGAAGAAAAAGGGGTAAATCCATGGAATATCATGGCAATTACCTTTACCAATAAGGCAGCGGGCGAGATGCGTGAAAGGGTAGATAAAATCGTAGGTTTTGGTGCGGAAAGTATTTGGGTATCTACTTTCCATTCCAGCTGTGTGCGAATGCTTCGCCGTTTTATCGACCGTTTGGGATATGATACCAATTTTACGATTTATGATGCAGATGACCAGAAAACATTGATGAAGGATATTTGTAAACGTCTCAATATTGACACAAAGGTTTATAAAGAAAAAGCGATTTTGGCGGCGATTTCTTCTGCGAAAGATGAGCTTATCAGTCCGGAAGAATATGAATTACAAAATATGGCAGATTTCTCCAAGAAGAAAGTTATTCTGGCGTATAAAGAATATCAAAAAGAACTGAAGAAAAACAATGCACTGGATTTTGATGATTTAATTGTAAAAACAGTGGAACTTTTTCAGTCCTGTCCTGATGTGCTGGAATATTTTCAGGAGCGTTTCCGCTATATTATGGTGGATGAATATCAGGATACCAATACGGCACAGTTTAAATTTGTAAGTCTTTTGGCAAGCAAATATCAAAATCTCTGTGTGGTAGGAGATGATGACCAGTCGATTTACAAATTTAGAGGAGCAAATATCGGAAATATTTTAGGATTTGAAAAGGTATTTTCCAATGCAAAGGTTATTCGTCTGGAGCAGAATTATCGTTCAACACAGAATATTTTGAATGCGGCAAATCAGGTTATTCAAAATAATATGGAAAGAAAGAGAAAGACTCTTTGGACAGAGAATGAAGAAGGTGAAAAGCTTCATTTCAGACAGTTTATGAATGCCTATGAAGAAGCAGAATATGTAGTCGGAGAAATCAGCAAAAAGGTGCGGGAAGGTGACGGAGAATATCGTGATTTTGCTGTATTGTACAGAACAAACGCGCAGTCTCGTCTTTTTGAAGAAAAACTTTTGATGGCAAATATTCCGTATAAGCTGGTAGGAGGTGTAAACTTCTATGCCAGAAAGGAAATTAAAGATTTGCTGGCATATTTAAAAACAGTAGATAATGCAAAAGATGATTTGGCAGTCAGAAGAATTATCAATGTGCCCAAAAGAGGAATTGGTGCAACGACTTTAAGTCGTGTGCAGGATTATGCCAGCGAAAGAGGAATAGGATTTTATGATGCACTTCGAGAGGCAGAACAAATTCCATCTATTGGCAGAGCAGCCGTGAAAGTAGAGCCTTTTGTTACTTTTATTCAAACATTGAGAAGTAAGCAGGAATTTCTTTCACCTTCCGAGCTCTTAAAGGATATTATAGAAAGTACAGGGTATGTAGAAGAATTGCGAAACGAAGGCACAGATGAGGCAGAGGCTCGAATTGAAAATATTGACGAGTTGATTACAAAAGTAGTTTCCTATGAGGAAGAAAACGAAGCTCCTACTTTGTCCGGATTTTTAGAGGAAGTAGCGCTGGTGGCAGATATTGACTCTGTGGATGGTGATGATAATCAGGTACTTTTAATGACCTTGCACAGTGCGAAAGGATTGGAATTTCCTTATGTGTACCTTGCGGGGATGGAAGATGGTATCTTCCCAAGCTATATGACAATTACAGCAGATGATCCTACGGAAATTGAAGAAGAACGACGCCTTTGCTATGTGGGAATTACAAGAGCCATGAAGGAACTAACTCTTTCCTGTGCACAGCAGAGAATGATCAGAGGGGAAACACAGTATAATAAGGTGTCTAGATTTATTAAAGAAATTCCAAGAGAATTAGTGGAATTGGGCAGAGAATTTCCAGAGAAAAAGTTAAAAGAAATACCAATGCCAACATCTTATCAGCAGATGAAACAGGCATTTAAGCAACCTGCCTTTATTCCAAAGCAGTTTGAGGTGAAAAAAGCACAGGGACTGGACTATGTAGTAGGTGACACAGTAAAACATATTAAGTTTGGTGCAGGTGTGGTGACAGATATTACAGAAGGCGGCAGAGACTATGAGGTCACTGTGAATTTTGATAAAGTTGGTGTGAAAAAAATGTTTGCATCTTTTGCAAAATTAAAAAAAATTTAATGAGTTTTCAAAATTGAAAAACGCCCCTTGAAAATTTTAAGAAGGGATAGTAAAATTCAGATTACGGTGGTATAATAGAAGAAAAAGTTGAATAAACAGCAGCTTTCAAAAAGATTTTACAACAGCTTGTAAAAAGAGAGGACGGTGCAGTATATGAATCGTATTGAGGATTTAATCACAGCATTACAGAAGAAAGAGGAAGAAAAAAACAAAAATACGGTATTATGGGTATTGGCAATTATTGGTGCAGTAGCAGCAATCGCCGGAATTGCTTATGCGGTTTACCGCTTCTTTACACCGGATTATCTGGAAGATTTTGAAGAAGACTTTGATGATGATTTCGATGACTATTTTGAAGACGAAGATGAGGACGAAGAAGATAAATAGGAAAGAAACAGGAAGCTTCGGGAGACCGGAGCTTCTTTTATGTAATGGAAAATAGAAAGGAATTGTAATTTGAAAAAGGGAGAAATTTACGAAGGAATTATTGAAACAGTAGAGTTCCCAAATAAGGGAAAAGTGCAAGTAGAAGGAAAAACAGTTGTTGTAAAAAATGGCATTCCGGGACAGAAGGTTCGCTTTATGATTAATAAAAAGAAGGGAACACGTCTGGAAGGCAGACTTTTAGAAGTTTTGGATAAATCTCCTTTGGAAGTGAGAGAGCCTGTATGCAGCATTTTTCCTGCCTGTGGAGGCTGTATGTATCAGACAATGTCTTATGAAGAACAGTTAAATATGAAGGCAGCACAGGTCAAAAAGTTAATTGATGAAGCAGTAATCAGAGGCGGACAGGTGGATACAGAAGGCAAACCGGATTATATTTTCGAGGGAATTAAAGGAAGTCCACAGGAATTTGCATATCGAAATAAAATGGAGTTTTCTTTTGGAGATAAATATAAAGACGGCCCCTTATCTTTAGGACTTCATAAAAAGGGAAGTACTTATGATGTGTTAAATGCCTGTGATTGCAAGCTGGTACATGAGGATATGACAAAAATTCTTACCTGTATTTTAGAATATTGCAGGGAAGAAGGATTTTCCTATTACCATAAAATGCAGCACACAGGATTTTTGCGCCATTTACTTTTACGCAGAGGAAATACAACAGGGGAAATTCTGGTAAATTTGGTAACTACAAGCGAAATAGAAACAGATTTTGCAGAGCTGCAAAAACGATTATTAGCATTGCCACTGGAAGGAAAAATTGTAGGTTTCCTGCACATTATCAACAATTCTCTTTCTGACGTGGTAAGAAGTGACGAAACCAGAATTCTTTATGGACAAGACTATTTTTACGAAGAAATTTTAGGATTGAAGTTTAAGATTACGCCATTTTCCTTTTTCCAGCCAAATTCTTATGGGGCAGAGGTGCTTTACAAAACTGCCAGAGAATATATCGGTGATACAAAGGAAATGACAGTGTTTGACCTTTATAGCGGAACCGGTACAATTTCACAGATTATGGCTTCTGTGGCAAAAGAAGTTATCGGTGTGGAGATTGTGGAAGAGGCAGTAAAGGCAGCGGGAGAAAATGCACATTTGAATGGAATTGAAAATTGCAGATTTATTGCAGGGGATGTGCTGAAAGTGCTGGATGATATTCAGGAAAAGCCGGACTTTATTATATTAGACCCGCCAAGAGATGGAATTCATCCAAAGGCATTGCCGAAGATTATTGATTATGGTGTGGACAAGCTGGTGTATATTTCCTGTAAACCTACAAGTCTGGCAAGGGATTTGGAGATGTTTTTGGGGAGAGGATATCAGGTGGAGAAGGTGTGCTGTGTGGATCAATTTTGTCAGACGGTGCATGTGGAGACTGTGTGTCTTTTACAACGTAAATAAGCGGTTTTATAGGCTTTGAGGTGTGAGGTTCAGTCTATTTGCCACCGATTTGCCACCCACAAAAATAAAATGAACAGAAAATGAAGAAAAGCGGTTGAACACTCTGAACTAAATCGGAATGTTTGACCGCTTCTTTTTATTTATGCCTGTAAGGACTGCTCAAATACATCAACTGCTTTTTGCTGCATAGTTTCTGTATTGAATGTATAAGTCTGTAAAGTTGTTTTAATATCCTTATGTCCTAACCGTTTCATAACAGTTTTAGGGTTCACACCACCTTCTGCCAGTATCATTCCATGTGTATGACGTAAACAATGAGCATGAAATAATACATTACCCAGTTCATAATGAATTACCCTTGCACAATATTTGAAAGAATCAGGTGGTCTATATCGAGATTTGGTACAAGTTAAAATGAGGTTTTCCTCATCTTAACCTGCCAGCTGCAATTCGTCTTGTTGAAGCCTACGATACAGCTCTTCATAATCGTTTGGTGACATATAATCACAGTGACTATGAATTTGTTTCGTATTATAAAATGCTTCCAAATATTCGAAAATCAAACGATATGCATGATCATAATCTTGAATCTTAAACCGATTCAGCCATTCTCTCTTAATCAGGGAATGGAATGACTCAATACATGCGTTATCCCATGGATATGCCTTTTTAGAATAACTACACTGCATGGTTGCGGTTACACGTTTGTATTCTTTTGAAACAGTGGCTGAAGATTCTGTCCGGCTATGCGAAAAAGGATAAAATCGCTGTGCAGTATTTTGACATGGAGCATCTGGAACTGAGGAATACGGAAATGTATATCCGCGGATATAAGACGAAGCTGGAGAAGGATACTTCCTATAAGGGATTGTGGAGGGTAAGTTTTATGTTGAAAGAATTCTAAATGGGGTTAACAGGTGGCATAAAAACATGTATAATTAATTTCACAAAGAAAAAGTTGTAAGAGGGTTAACGGTGGACAAATCGGAGAAAAATGAAATAATATTATTTGAAGATGGGGAATTAACATTAGAAGTAAACGTTGCTCCTCAACAAGAAACTGTCTGGCTTACAGCGAATCAAATGTCTGAATTGTATGGAAGAGATGAAAAAACAATTCGAAAGCATATGAATAAAATTTTTAATGATGGAGAACTGGACAAAGAGAACAACACGCAAAAAATGCGTGTTGTTGGAGTGAAGCAGCCTGTAGCATATTGTAATAATTTCTGTGGGTTATCGAGTCAATTCTAAACAAGGAATTGCATTTCGCAAATGGGCAAATTCTGTTTTAAAAAAATACATACTGGAAGGATACGCTGTAAATAATAATCGTATTACACAACTTGGAGAGGTAATACGGATTATGAAACGTACAGAGGATAGTCTTGATGCAAAACAGGTATTGTCAGTTATAGAAAAATACAGTACCGCTTTAGATTTGTTGGATGAGTACGATCATCAAACAATGGGGCGACCAGAGGGAAATGGTGCCACATATGTGCTTACTTATGAGGAATGTAAGCACGTAATTGACAGCATGAAATTTGGAAATGAATCTGCGATTTTTGGAAATGAAAAAGATGATTCATTTAAGGGAAGTATTGGAAATATATATCAGAGTTTTGGCGGACAAGATGTCTACCCATCGCTGGAAGAAAAAGCAGCGAATCTCTTATATTTTGTAACAAAAAATCATAGTTTTTCAGATGGAAATAAGCGAATAGCAGCGGCAATGTTTTTGTACTTTCTTGATAAAAATGGAGTACTATTTGTGGATGGAAAGAAGATGATTGCTGATCATACGTTGGTCGCATTGACCATTATGATTGCGGAGTCTAAACCTGAAGAGAAAGAAATGATGATTAGTGTAATAATGAACTGCATAGCATAGGAAGAATTGACAGATTCCGGTATGAAGTCATTGCAGTTTAA
The DNA window shown above is from Blautia hansenii DSM 20583 and carries:
- a CDS encoding YerC/YecD family TrpR-related protein produces the protein MSKKIHTEAVDSLFDAILSLKNREECYLFFEDVCTVNEILSLSQRFEVAKMLKEKRTYLEISEKTGASTATISRVNRSLNYGNDGYDMVFERVEEK
- a CDS encoding DUF1836 domain-containing protein; translated protein: MTIDTKDILNSILASISRIDYIKPDEIPGIDLYMDQVTTFMENHLSSSKRHPEDKVLTKTMINNYAKNHLLPPPVKKKYSREHILMLTFIYYFKNIMSINDIQVLLGPIAEEFFPGNGSLKLQEVYQEIMDLELEQIEPLIKDVTKKFNKARSSFSNADEKEQDFLQKFAFICMLSFDVYVKKQVIENLIDQMATQDSSKNQD
- the pcrA gene encoding DNA helicase PcrA, producing MSIYDTLNTEQREAVFHTEGPVLILAGAGSGKTRVLTHRIAYLIEEKGVNPWNIMAITFTNKAAGEMRERVDKIVGFGAESIWVSTFHSSCVRMLRRFIDRLGYDTNFTIYDADDQKTLMKDICKRLNIDTKVYKEKAILAAISSAKDELISPEEYELQNMADFSKKKVILAYKEYQKELKKNNALDFDDLIVKTVELFQSCPDVLEYFQERFRYIMVDEYQDTNTAQFKFVSLLASKYQNLCVVGDDDQSIYKFRGANIGNILGFEKVFSNAKVIRLEQNYRSTQNILNAANQVIQNNMERKRKTLWTENEEGEKLHFRQFMNAYEEAEYVVGEISKKVREGDGEYRDFAVLYRTNAQSRLFEEKLLMANIPYKLVGGVNFYARKEIKDLLAYLKTVDNAKDDLAVRRIINVPKRGIGATTLSRVQDYASERGIGFYDALREAEQIPSIGRAAVKVEPFVTFIQTLRSKQEFLSPSELLKDIIESTGYVEELRNEGTDEAEARIENIDELITKVVSYEEENEAPTLSGFLEEVALVADIDSVDGDDNQVLLMTLHSAKGLEFPYVYLAGMEDGIFPSYMTITADDPTEIEEERRLCYVGITRAMKELTLSCAQQRMIRGETQYNKVSRFIKEIPRELVELGREFPEKKLKEIPMPTSYQQMKQAFKQPAFIPKQFEVKKAQGLDYVVGDTVKHIKFGAGVVTDITEGGRDYEVTVNFDKVGVKKMFASFAKLKKI
- the rlmD gene encoding 23S rRNA (uracil(1939)-C(5))-methyltransferase RlmD, encoding MKKGEIYEGIIETVEFPNKGKVQVEGKTVVVKNGIPGQKVRFMINKKKGTRLEGRLLEVLDKSPLEVREPVCSIFPACGGCMYQTMSYEEQLNMKAAQVKKLIDEAVIRGGQVDTEGKPDYIFEGIKGSPQEFAYRNKMEFSFGDKYKDGPLSLGLHKKGSTYDVLNACDCKLVHEDMTKILTCILEYCREEGFSYYHKMQHTGFLRHLLLRRGNTTGEILVNLVTTSEIETDFAELQKRLLALPLEGKIVGFLHIINNSLSDVVRSDETRILYGQDYFYEEILGLKFKITPFSFFQPNSYGAEVLYKTAREYIGDTKEMTVFDLYSGTGTISQIMASVAKEVIGVEIVEEAVKAAGENAHLNGIENCRFIAGDVLKVLDDIQEKPDFIILDPPRDGIHPKALPKIIDYGVDKLVYISCKPTSLARDLEMFLGRGYQVEKVCCVDQFCQTVHVETVCLLQRK
- a CDS encoding tyrosine-type recombinase/integrase, whose translation is MLTCTKSRYRPPDSFKYCARVIHYELGNVLFHAHCLRHTHGMILAEGGVNPKTVMKRLGHKDIKTTLQTYTFNTETMQQKAVDVFEQSLQA
- a CDS encoding integrase core domain-containing protein, coding for MQCSYSKKAYPWDNACIESFHSLIKREWLNRFKIQDYDHAYRLIFEYLEAFYNTKQIHSHCDYMSPNDYEELYRRLQQDELQLAG
- a CDS encoding type II toxin-antitoxin system death-on-curing family toxin, which gives rise to MKRTEDSLDAKQVLSVIEKYSTALDLLDEYDHQTMGRPEGNGATYVLTYEECKHVIDSMKFGNESAIFGNEKDDSFKGSIGNIYQSFGGQDVYPSLEEKAANLLYFVTKNHSFSDGNKRIAAAMFLYFLDKNGVLFVDGKKMIADHTLVALTIMIAESKPEEKEMMISVIMNCIA